One segment of Sphingomonas telluris DNA contains the following:
- a CDS encoding IlvD/Edd family dehydratase produces MTQETPPAGKRLRSRAWFDDPANADMTALYLERYMNFGLALEELQSGKPIIGIAQTGSDLSPCNRHHLVLAERIRAGIIEAGGIPFEFPVHPIQETGKRPTAGLDRNLAYIGLVEVLFGYPIDGVVLTTGCDKTTPACLMAAATVNIPAISMSVGPMLNGWHKGERTGSGTIVWKAREMLAAGEIDYPGFIKLVASSAPSTGFCNTMGTATTMNSLAEALGMSLPGSAAIPAPYRDRQESAYRTGLQIVEMVEADRKPSDILTREAFLNAIRVNSAIGGSTNAPIHLIGLARHVGVELSIDDWQEFGRDIPLIVNLQPAGEYLGEDYYRAGGVPAVVSQLMQHGLIHEDALTVNGRTIGDNCRGVQIEDERVILPLDHPMKQAAGFSVLRGNLFDSAVMKLSVISDEFRKRYLSNPDDPNAFEGPVVVFDGPEDYHKRIDDPATGIDDSTILIMRGTGPVGFPGAAEVVNMRPPAELIKAGVHALPCMGDGRQSGTSGSPSILNASPEAAVGGGLALLRTGDRVRIDLNRGEANVLIDDAELDRRRREMESQGGFSYPQSQTPWQEMQRATVGQMAEGAVIEPAVKYQRIAQVFGVPRHNH; encoded by the coding sequence ATGACTCAGGAAACACCTCCCGCCGGCAAGCGCCTTCGTTCGCGCGCATGGTTCGACGACCCCGCGAATGCCGACATGACCGCGCTCTATCTCGAGCGGTACATGAACTTCGGCCTGGCGCTCGAAGAGCTTCAGTCGGGAAAGCCGATCATTGGCATCGCGCAGACGGGAAGCGACCTCAGCCCGTGCAATCGGCACCACCTAGTGCTCGCCGAGCGCATTCGGGCGGGCATCATCGAGGCGGGCGGCATCCCGTTCGAGTTTCCAGTGCATCCGATCCAGGAGACGGGCAAGCGTCCGACGGCGGGCCTCGATCGCAACCTCGCGTACATCGGACTGGTCGAAGTGCTGTTCGGCTATCCGATCGACGGTGTCGTCCTGACAACTGGCTGCGACAAGACGACGCCGGCGTGCCTCATGGCGGCGGCAACGGTGAACATCCCTGCAATCTCCATGTCGGTCGGGCCGATGCTCAACGGTTGGCACAAGGGTGAGCGCACGGGCTCTGGCACGATCGTGTGGAAAGCGCGCGAGATGCTCGCCGCCGGTGAGATCGACTACCCGGGCTTCATCAAGCTCGTCGCGTCGTCGGCCCCGTCGACCGGGTTCTGCAACACGATGGGCACCGCGACGACGATGAACTCGCTCGCCGAAGCCCTGGGCATGTCGCTGCCGGGCTCGGCTGCCATTCCGGCGCCTTACCGCGACCGGCAGGAGTCCGCGTACCGGACCGGCCTGCAGATCGTGGAAATGGTCGAGGCGGACCGCAAGCCGTCGGACATCCTGACGCGCGAGGCGTTCCTCAATGCCATCCGCGTGAACTCCGCGATAGGCGGATCGACCAACGCGCCGATCCACCTCATTGGACTAGCGCGACACGTCGGCGTCGAGCTTTCCATCGACGACTGGCAGGAATTCGGCCGCGACATCCCGCTGATCGTGAACCTCCAGCCGGCGGGCGAGTATCTCGGCGAGGACTATTACCGCGCGGGCGGCGTTCCAGCCGTCGTGTCGCAACTGATGCAGCACGGGCTGATCCACGAGGATGCCCTGACCGTGAACGGCCGGACCATCGGCGACAATTGCCGCGGCGTGCAGATCGAGGACGAGCGCGTCATCCTCCCCCTCGATCATCCGATGAAGCAAGCGGCCGGCTTCTCGGTTCTGCGGGGCAACCTCTTCGACAGCGCCGTGATGAAGCTCAGCGTCATCTCGGACGAGTTTCGGAAACGCTATCTCAGCAATCCGGACGATCCGAATGCCTTCGAGGGACCGGTCGTCGTGTTCGATGGCCCCGAGGACTACCACAAAAGGATCGACGATCCCGCGACGGGCATCGACGACAGCACCATCCTCATCATGCGTGGGACCGGGCCCGTCGGCTTTCCGGGCGCTGCCGAGGTGGTGAACATGCGTCCGCCGGCCGAGCTGATCAAAGCGGGTGTGCATGCGTTGCCGTGCATGGGCGACGGGCGGCAGTCGGGGACGTCAGGGTCGCCGTCGATCCTTAATGCGTCTCCGGAGGCTGCGGTTGGCGGAGGCCTTGCGCTGCTGCGCACCGGCGACCGTGTGCGTATCGATCTCAATCGCGGCGAGGCCAACGTGCTCATCGACGACGCGGAGCTCGACCGGCGCCGGCGCGAGATGGAGTCGCAAGGCGGCTTCTCTTATCCGCAGAGCCAGACACCCTGGCAGGAGATGCAGCGCGCGACCGTCGGCCAGATGGCGGAGGGCGCGGTGATCGAGCCCGCCGTCAAGTACCAGAGGATCGCGCAGGTCTTCGGCGTGCCGAGGCACAACCATTGA
- a CDS encoding glycoside hydrolase family 3 C-terminal domain-containing protein, whose amino-acid sequence MINGRTLIQLARLSLLAGTLAPIAAARAETPPAASPARQQADQLATQIVAKMTLEEKLGQLVNVAPAIPRLKIPAYNWWTESLHGAMGSVPTTNFPEPIGLAASFDAPLVHDVAGAISVEVRALHTLGRQTGELGRIGTGLDTWSPNINIFRDPRWGRGQETYGEDPFLTARIGVAFVEGMQGANPDLPNVIATPKHFAVHSGPESTRHKANVFVSQHDLEDTYLPAFRAALVEAKAQSVMCAYNRIDGQPACASYDLLKDHLRGAWNFRGYVVSDCDAVKDISDNHRYAPDAATGVAAAVRAGVDNECHTATLGPNPPPLWHRYKEALDRHLITEADVDRALVRLLAARYRTGDLPGLRTDAPVPVSAIGTPEHQALALKATEQSLVLLKNDGVLPLKANQRIAVIGPLADATRVLRGNYSSPASAPPISVLDGLRRTFPAAQITYAPAGESMTDGDPIPSSVLQTSDGKEGLTARFYNALPGALGHSGTPMKVAATPVVTAIAPGLSNGDADMSRVDEDHRVVWSGFFVPPETGSYRVGLAGWQNGKLSFDGQPLVEFIDAPWGSLPKLKTLKLEKGKRYPIEVSADAHGSTGVGLIWKRVSDAPAADLRAAAANADVIVAVVGLTSDLEGEESPVERPGFAGGDKTTLDLPADQQELLRLAKATGKPLVVVAMNGSPINLSWEKQNAGAILEAWYPGQSGGLAVGKVLSGQTNPSGKLPLTFYKSLADLPPFDDYAMAGRTYRYFAGTPVYPFGHGLSFTQFAFAPLKVSPATEASEKGLRVTTQVRNTGQRAGDEVVQLYLDFPKAPGTPRVALRGFQRVSLAPGEAKEVTFALSPRDLSSVTPQGVHTVLAGNYTVSVGSGQPGTGVPSRSATFRVGKAASLPK is encoded by the coding sequence ATGATCAACGGCCGGACGCTGATCCAGCTCGCTCGCCTGTCCTTGCTGGCGGGAACCCTGGCGCCGATCGCCGCTGCGCGCGCCGAGACGCCACCGGCCGCTTCGCCTGCGCGCCAGCAAGCGGACCAGCTCGCCACCCAGATCGTCGCGAAGATGACGTTGGAGGAAAAGCTCGGACAACTGGTGAACGTCGCACCCGCGATCCCGCGGCTGAAGATCCCCGCCTACAATTGGTGGACGGAGTCCCTTCACGGCGCGATGGGAAGCGTTCCGACCACCAACTTCCCGGAGCCGATCGGCCTCGCCGCAAGCTTCGATGCGCCGCTGGTGCACGACGTCGCCGGCGCGATCAGTGTCGAGGTTCGCGCACTGCACACGCTCGGCCGCCAGACGGGCGAGCTTGGCAGGATCGGTACCGGTCTCGATACCTGGTCGCCAAACATCAACATCTTCCGCGATCCGCGCTGGGGCCGCGGGCAGGAAACGTACGGTGAAGATCCGTTCCTCACGGCGCGCATCGGGGTTGCATTCGTCGAGGGCATGCAGGGCGCCAATCCCGACCTGCCGAACGTCATCGCGACGCCGAAGCATTTCGCCGTGCACAGCGGGCCGGAAAGCACGCGTCACAAGGCGAACGTGTTCGTCTCGCAGCACGACCTCGAAGACACTTATCTCCCCGCCTTCCGCGCCGCGCTGGTCGAGGCGAAGGCGCAGTCGGTCATGTGCGCCTACAACCGCATCGACGGGCAGCCCGCGTGCGCCAGCTACGACCTGCTTAAGGACCATCTGCGCGGCGCGTGGAACTTCCGGGGCTACGTCGTGTCCGACTGCGATGCGGTGAAGGACATCAGCGACAATCACCGGTACGCGCCCGATGCGGCGACCGGGGTCGCGGCTGCCGTACGCGCCGGCGTGGACAACGAATGCCACACGGCGACGCTCGGCCCGAACCCGCCGCCGCTGTGGCACCGCTACAAGGAGGCGCTCGACCGCCATCTCATTACCGAAGCGGACGTCGATCGAGCGCTCGTGCGCCTGTTGGCGGCTCGGTACCGGACCGGGGATCTTCCGGGGCTCAGGACCGATGCGCCCGTGCCGGTCTCTGCGATCGGAACACCGGAGCATCAGGCGCTCGCGCTAAAGGCCACCGAGCAAAGCCTCGTACTGCTCAAGAACGATGGCGTCCTGCCGCTCAAGGCCAACCAGCGCATCGCCGTGATCGGCCCGCTGGCAGACGCCACCCGGGTCCTGCGGGGAAACTATTCCTCGCCCGCCTCGGCGCCGCCGATCTCGGTCCTCGATGGGCTGCGCCGCACGTTCCCTGCCGCGCAGATCACCTACGCGCCCGCGGGTGAGTCGATGACCGACGGCGATCCCATACCATCGTCGGTGCTTCAGACGTCCGACGGCAAGGAAGGCCTCACCGCGCGTTTCTACAACGCGCTGCCGGGTGCTCTCGGCCACAGCGGAACGCCGATGAAAGTGGCTGCGACGCCCGTGGTTACCGCGATCGCTCCCGGCCTCAGCAACGGCGATGCCGACATGTCGCGCGTGGATGAGGATCATCGCGTGGTCTGGAGCGGCTTTTTCGTTCCGCCCGAAACCGGCTCGTACCGCGTCGGCCTCGCCGGTTGGCAGAACGGCAAGCTGAGCTTCGACGGCCAGCCGCTCGTCGAGTTCATCGACGCCCCCTGGGGAAGCCTGCCCAAGCTTAAGACGCTGAAACTCGAAAAGGGCAAGCGCTACCCGATCGAAGTGTCGGCCGACGCGCACGGCAGCACGGGCGTCGGGCTCATCTGGAAGCGCGTGTCGGACGCTCCCGCCGCCGACCTCAGGGCCGCGGCTGCCAATGCCGACGTCATCGTCGCCGTGGTCGGACTGACCTCGGATCTCGAAGGCGAGGAATCGCCCGTCGAGCGTCCGGGCTTTGCCGGCGGCGACAAGACGACGCTCGATCTTCCCGCCGACCAGCAGGAGCTGCTGCGGCTCGCCAAGGCGACCGGAAAGCCTCTGGTCGTGGTCGCAATGAACGGCAGTCCGATCAACCTAAGCTGGGAAAAGCAAAACGCCGGCGCGATCCTCGAGGCCTGGTATCCCGGGCAGTCTGGCGGTCTTGCGGTCGGCAAGGTCCTGTCCGGCCAGACCAACCCCAGTGGGAAGCTGCCCCTTACCTTCTACAAGAGCCTCGCCGACCTGCCGCCGTTCGACGATTACGCGATGGCGGGCCGCACCTATCGCTATTTCGCGGGAACGCCCGTCTATCCCTTCGGACACGGGCTGAGCTTCACGCAGTTCGCTTTTGCGCCGCTCAAGGTCTCACCCGCCACCGAAGCATCCGAAAAGGGCCTCCGGGTTACGACGCAGGTTCGCAACACCGGCCAGCGAGCGGGCGACGAAGTCGTGCAGCTCTACCTGGACTTTCCGAAAGCGCCCGGCACGCCGCGCGTCGCATTGCGCGGCTTCCAGCGCGTGAGCCTCGCTCCGGGCGAAGCCAAGGAAGTCACCTTCGCTTTGTCGCCGCGCGACCTCAGCAGTGTGACACCCCAGGGCGTCCACACGGTGCTGGCGGGCAACTACACCGTGAGCGTTGGCTCGGGGCAGCCCGGAACCGGCGTGCCTTCTCGCAGCGCAACGTTCCGCGTTGGGAAAGCGGCGAGCCTACCGAAATAG
- a CDS encoding alpha/beta hydrolase has translation MGSTRGLVRSIAGASKHVCGIVLAASVGFATAAQAQADKMVPIAIPAQPNEIELGTGKLPGATTAESWHRQYEKQFARNVTVATLTPFLPDPAKATGTAVVVAPGGGFRTLSMENEGWDVARALADRGVAAFVLKYRLVQTPQDMGAFEKSMAQMFAGAAAAPRSPTKFEEAVPQLGPQIADSRAAFALIRKRSGEWHVDPNRIGMVGFSAGAMLTLVTALAGEDAKPSFIGTIYGPLSPVRVPADAPPMFVALAADDPLFAGKGMGLIESWTTAKRPVEFHLYEQGGHGFGMYPKETTSTGWFDAFVRWMGMHGLLKPAS, from the coding sequence ATGGGTTCGACAAGAGGGCTAGTGCGGTCGATTGCTGGAGCGAGCAAGCACGTTTGCGGCATCGTTCTCGCCGCAAGCGTCGGCTTCGCCACAGCGGCGCAAGCGCAGGCGGACAAGATGGTTCCGATCGCGATCCCGGCGCAGCCGAACGAGATCGAGCTTGGAACAGGCAAGCTTCCCGGCGCCACCACCGCCGAAAGCTGGCACCGCCAGTATGAGAAACAGTTCGCCCGCAACGTTACCGTAGCGACGCTCACGCCGTTCCTTCCTGATCCAGCGAAGGCGACCGGGACTGCGGTCGTGGTTGCGCCCGGCGGCGGCTTCCGGACGCTCTCGATGGAGAACGAAGGCTGGGACGTCGCCCGCGCGCTGGCCGATCGCGGCGTCGCGGCATTCGTGCTGAAGTACCGGCTCGTTCAGACGCCGCAGGACATGGGAGCGTTCGAGAAGTCGATGGCGCAAATGTTCGCGGGCGCCGCTGCAGCCCCGCGTTCGCCAACGAAGTTCGAGGAAGCCGTTCCGCAGCTCGGGCCCCAGATCGCCGACTCCCGCGCCGCCTTCGCACTTATTCGCAAGCGTTCGGGCGAATGGCACGTCGATCCCAACCGCATCGGCATGGTCGGCTTCTCCGCAGGCGCGATGCTCACCTTGGTCACGGCCCTTGCCGGCGAGGACGCCAAGCCGTCCTTCATCGGGACGATCTACGGGCCGCTCTCGCCGGTGAGGGTTCCAGCCGATGCACCCCCGATGTTCGTCGCTCTCGCGGCAGACGATCCGCTGTTCGCCGGCAAAGGCATGGGCCTGATCGAAAGCTGGACCACGGCAAAGCGCCCCGTCGAGTTCCACCTCTACGAGCAGGGCGGCCACGGCTTCGGCATGTACCCGAAGGAGACCACGAGCACCGGCTGGTTCGACGCCTTCGTCCGCTGGATGGGCATGCACGGCCTTCTGAAGCCCGCGAGTTAG
- a CDS encoding DUF2946 family protein, translated as MLRRSDLNQRHRACWGVAFALLLALRLLTPTGFMPAWGGDRFAIKLCDDAGAPVAVSSHHQHHGDADKAKHRQSCPYAAASAAPFFTLPPAAIAHPLAPTPLPAPRAIAAAFSLQKRVERPPSRAPPVPV; from the coding sequence GTGCTTCGCCGTTCGGATCTCAATCAACGTCATCGTGCCTGCTGGGGAGTGGCGTTCGCGCTGCTGCTGGCGCTTCGGCTGCTGACGCCCACGGGCTTTATGCCAGCGTGGGGCGGGGACCGGTTCGCGATCAAGTTGTGCGACGACGCTGGGGCTCCGGTCGCCGTCTCGTCTCATCACCAGCACCATGGCGATGCCGACAAGGCCAAGCACCGCCAATCCTGCCCCTATGCCGCTGCCTCCGCGGCTCCTTTTTTTACGCTGCCTCCAGCGGCGATCGCGCATCCGCTGGCGCCAACACCGCTTCCTGCGCCGCGTGCGATCGCGGCGGCGTTTTCACTTCAGAAGAGGGTCGAGCGTCCCCCGTCCCGAGCGCCGCCGGTCCCGGTCTAG
- a CDS encoding transporter: MTRFPGTRLPINLCILLLASTVASPALADHMGPTGVGTGTSLNVLSPDTLEKGDVSAGFRITYTRPDQRSDAELEALAAEHIHAHNTDYNLNTAIGASYGVTDRLTISAELPFVRRDHLREGEHSHVDGETINEVVELGDVSGVGDLSLIAKYKLLDGKGTKFALLGGLKMPTGSTHKRSDEGERLETEHQPGTGSWDPIVGAAFGAELGPISLNASALYQFSGKGAQDTRLGNRAQGGIAFSHHFGVAEHHHDEGGHHHEEAEHHHDEGAHEHHEHSSWDAFVEATGEWEGRQKVGSEVEASGGKSIWVSPGARFDSASGFTIVGAVGIPVWQDIRPSHPDNDYRLTLAIGHAF, from the coding sequence ATGACTCGATTTCCCGGCACTCGCCTGCCGATCAATCTTTGTATTCTATTGCTCGCTTCAACCGTCGCGTCGCCTGCGCTGGCGGACCATATGGGCCCCACCGGGGTCGGAACAGGCACCTCGTTGAATGTCCTCAGCCCCGACACGCTGGAGAAGGGCGACGTGTCGGCGGGGTTCCGGATCACGTACACCCGGCCCGACCAGCGGTCCGACGCGGAGCTGGAAGCGCTCGCCGCAGAGCACATCCACGCGCACAACACGGACTACAATCTCAACACCGCGATCGGAGCGTCGTACGGCGTCACCGACCGCCTGACGATTTCGGCGGAGCTGCCGTTCGTCCGCCGCGATCATCTGCGGGAGGGCGAACATTCGCATGTCGACGGAGAGACGATCAACGAGGTGGTCGAGCTAGGCGACGTATCAGGCGTGGGCGATCTCAGCCTGATCGCGAAGTACAAGCTCCTCGACGGTAAAGGCACGAAGTTCGCTCTGCTCGGCGGGCTCAAGATGCCCACGGGCAGCACGCACAAGCGAAGCGACGAGGGCGAAAGGCTGGAGACCGAGCATCAGCCGGGCACGGGCAGCTGGGATCCGATAGTCGGCGCGGCGTTTGGGGCCGAGCTCGGACCGATCAGCCTGAATGCAAGCGCGCTTTACCAGTTCTCGGGAAAGGGCGCGCAGGACACGCGGCTCGGCAACCGGGCGCAGGGCGGCATTGCGTTTTCCCATCACTTCGGCGTCGCGGAGCATCATCACGATGAGGGCGGCCACCATCACGAAGAAGCGGAGCATCATCATGACGAGGGTGCTCATGAGCATCACGAACATTCGTCGTGGGATGCCTTTGTCGAAGCCACGGGAGAGTGGGAGGGCCGCCAGAAAGTCGGCAGCGAAGTCGAAGCTAGCGGCGGGAAGAGCATCTGGGTGTCGCCGGGGGCGCGCTTCGATTCCGCAAGTGGGTTCACCATTGTGGGCGCCGTCGGCATCCCCGTCTGGCAGGACATTCGCCCGTCGCATCCGGATAACGACTATCGGCTGACGCTGGCCATCGGGCACGCCTTCTAA